Below is a window of Neofelis nebulosa isolate mNeoNeb1 chromosome 8, mNeoNeb1.pri, whole genome shotgun sequence DNA.
tattataattttcttcctaAAGATATTGTAACCCTAAACCATTCCTGTcaaaaaaagatttggaaaagATTGCTATTTTTCTGCCAAAACCCATTTACCCTTCCTCTTGGGAACAGTCTGGATGGTATTTGCCAGTTAGATAAGGCCATATGACGAAATTCGGGCCAACAGACAAGAGCAGAAGCGAAGGGTGCTACCTCAGGGTGTGTGCTGTTTCTCTGAGCTACAATCCAGACACGGTGGTGGCCCAGCGTGGATGTTGCACATCGTGACCGTGTCCTGGGGAATGTGTCCTCTACGGAGCACAGCCGGCCTGGACTGCTCCCTTTGGAACAGTTAAGCGAAAGAGAAACAAGTTTCTCTCTGTTACAGGCTTCGCTTAACTATCTTAACTATTAAAATCACACTGTCTATTTCTGTAGGTTCCTGTCGCTTTCTAAACTAGTCTAGCCATCTCTCTGCAAATTGCCTCAATTCTGAGCAGTACTGACTTCTGCCAACAGCCACCATCAACAATATGGGAAGGTAATGAAAAATCTGTCCGAGAAAACTACTTTATATTgaaaagtgttggggcgcctgggtggctcagtcagttgagggtctgacccttgacttccgctcaggtggTGGTCTcgtggctcctgagttcgagccctaggctgacagtgcagagcctgctcgggattccctctctttctccccctctctcctcctcccctgctcatgctctctctctcaaaataaataaataaacttaaaaaaaaaagtgtaacataCGTCTTAAATCGCTCTTCTAATTCCGTCCTAAAGCCCTGTAGGATAAGTCGTGTTTGAGGTTTCTGCTTCAGACATCTACTGTTTATTGAAATAGGAGTATTGTTTAgaggtaaagtttaaaaaaaaaaatgtaattgttaacgcccctccccacccccaggtctgGCACTTTCGGGCAAGATGACCAAGGCTGTGAAGCGACAGCTGAGAATTTCCTCACGGTGTTCTTCCGCTTCTTCCGTCCTATTCTATCATCAGTACGGTTCAAATTTCACTGTAAGAGACAAAAGGTGTGAATGTTTCCTGTTTGTCATTAGAACCGAAAGCTTTATTTGAGTTTTTACAAATTGGCTGCACCGGCTTTACATGACCCATTGGTTTAAATTTCCTTCACAATTACCTACTTTGCACACCGCCGTTTTGCACTGTGATAGGCTACGAAATACAACCACACAGTCCGCGGTTAAAATTATTGAGAGAACTTCTAATCTAAGTGGAACCTTTGTTCTCAATCATCACTTTGAGCGTACGTCACTGAGGCTACCTCTCTACCTACTCTCAATCTACTTGACGTCGATATTTGCTAAAAATTCcagttcaaaatataaaattcttgggATGGGGGGAGGTTTTCTCTAACTGCTGTCGAATATAAAATGCACAAATCCCATTGGGAGTTTTTCCAATTGTCGTTGCCTGAGTTCTATTCAGGTTAATTGCAGAGTGCCTATGCAACCATTCTAATCAATATAAGGGAAAAATCCTTCAAAGAAAAGGGAAGGCCAGGATGAGGAAGACTCACTTATTCACCCAGTGTGGACATAATGCACGCTCATTAAAGGAGTATTAGGGAGAGGCCGTTCCAAAGACAATAGTCATATTTGTACTAGACCTATCTATGTGTACTGTACTTTGGAGTCTTTAATAcagaactgaaatttgaattacTTCATAATCAGCACAACGTGGTGAACCGGAACActaaatacaaaaagcaaaaggaagacaATGACAGGTACACAAAAAGGATTACATGTGGCAGAGAGGAAGCAAAGTATCAACCAGGCAATGACAAATCAATTGCAGCTTTGAGGACTAGGATAGTTAGCCTCAagttgtcttgttttgttttgtttgaatacGGCACTACATACATTCCGGGGTCCCTTAATCAGAAAATTCAGCGTTTCCAGGATACTACCCACAGCATGCACAAAAGAAGacgggagtgcctgggtggctcagcctgttgaacatccgactcttgattttggctcaggtcatgatcccagggttgtgagatcgagccccgcattgggctccacgttaaacatggagcctgcttaagattctctctccctcagggcgcctgggtagctcagtagattaagcgtccaactcttggtttcagctcaggtcataatctcacggttcacgggctcaagccccgcgttggactctgcacggacagtgcagagcccgcttaggattctttctctccctttctctctctgcccctcccctctctctgtctctaagattctcttccccccccccgtccccctctgcccctctccccctccccccactctctctctctctctaaaaaaaacaaataaaaagaagacaaaaatataagcaaaaaaaccTCTCTCGTTGCCCCAAAACTAAAGCTGAGCACATTACTCATAACAGAACATCCTATTCTCAGATTAGAAACCATTTCCTATTATCCTAGAGTCAATTCTGATAAGCCTGCTTATTGGTGTCTTTAATTCAACATAGGAAATCAGGATGGGGAACCGGGTTTGAGGGAGGAGACAGGAAAGTATAAACCACAAAGACAAAAGTGCGAGCACTCTGAAATCCTTTAAAGTACAAGGGGACTTGTCCGACCTCCAGCAGCCTGCCGTGGCTTCACGTCCACATACCCATGCCACCATGAAAGCACTCAGCCATTCAAGGAAGATCAAACTACGTTATTATTTCACAAAGGCAAATTAGTGCACCACAGATTGcttcttaaaagaattttatcgaaagcagttttgttttaaattctagacCTTAATAGACCGCTCCATTAGAAAATTCACTTGTGAAAACCAGGCTAGATAGGATTTTACTACTAGTAACCTGATGAcagtgaactctctctctctgacctctacTCATAGAATAGTCACTGACCTAATTTACAGTGGGAGGAAATACACCGATTCTTTTCCCCCAATAGATCTGCTTGCCCAGGCCCCGTTGACCAATGGTGTAAGGCTGAGGCCGATGCTATTGAACACAACAATCCTAAAACATGCCTGAAATCTGTCCAACGTTTCCTTCCGAACCAGGctatagaaagaaaacagaacagaactaGGAAATGGCGGAGACTGGACTCGAGATGCGTGCAACCCCGAAAGCAAGTCAGAGCAAGGCCCCTGGGCTGAGGCAACACTTTCAAAATCACTTCAGATGaatggaagttctatttttaaatacttttccttAGTTTAGCTCTCAAGATGTTTGCAAGATGACACAGAGATCACATCAAATTCTGATCTTTGGGTTTCAAAatctactttttccattagagaATTAAAGACTTCACTGCCTTTTTGTAAGTGACAAGCTCAGAATTACTCTGTCAGTGGTAATGCCCCGTAATTGTAGAATCCaatcatttttacttaatttcacATCCACCAAATATTGTCCCAAGCTCACACTTTCCTTCAATccactctttcaacaaatacttactgagcatttactctgCTAGTTACTAGGTTTGAGCGCAGAGACTCAACAGGGAACATAATATACAGTCCCTGCCTAGTGCACTTAGTACATTTAGGGAATGAAATGGAATTCAGTGCCATCTAGTTTCTTGGTGCCTCTTTGAGATGGTTATAGACACTCCAAAGAGTAATAAGGTCTAGGCTTGTGATTTCATGTAACAATCGTTGAGCATGACCATGACAGATCTGATACAGACACTTGAATGTCTCTGGTATGTTTACCTGCATGTTAAATTATCAGAGGTCCAAAGGCTTAAAACCTATTTTTATTCTCCAATACTTTTCCTCCATATGGGCACGCTGAATACCAAGCTCACTTTCAGAGTTCAACTTTCTCACCTTTtagggaaagagggaaaacacataaaataaattttaaaaagtagtgagATTAGCTCAAGATCTTCTTTAATACAAAAATTACGGAGAAAACACGGCAACATAAAGACTGTTAACCCAAGCTGAGGCTAACCAACTTTGATGTTCAAGGAACCCTAAggcatttccttttcttagagAATATCTGAAGGAATATGAACCAATCTGGCTGCTGAGAGTAAATTACATCCACATTTCCACCGCTTCAACTGCTCGACCCAGCACTGCTACTAAACATATAAACTTGGGATGACAGCAGAGAATAAATACTGAGTGTAAGGGAGTTACAACACGACActtcttcaaaaaaacaaaaacgaaaacaaaaacaaacccgagccaaagaaagacaatgggaaagacacagacagatCTTGTAGGCGAGACCGCTAAAAAAACGTGCTGCCGTGCAATACAATCTTAGGActcgttcatttttttttaaacacacacctTTGAGAATCTCAATCGAGAGGAGTTGGGACTCTAATTCAAAAATGAAACCGAACCCAGAAAAAATCGGTTTCTTCCGAACAGTCATGGGCTTCTAGAATGCTTTTTAGGAAATTATACCTAATTTGCCTATTCATATGTGTAAGTTTTAAGCATATCCAAATTTTATACATGTCTACATAAaggggggagaagaggaaagagccaTATTTAGCTAggtaattcaaataatttttttccccaagttaatCAGCGACGCCATGAGGCAAACCTTATCTTGCCGAAAAAAGCAGAGATGCGTGATTAGTTAACGTTTAAAAAAGTTCATTAGTTAACATTTAAAGGAAATTGTCCTGCTAACCCGTGGCATTCTTCCAAAAATGTGGTTAAGCAATGAACTCAAGCTCAAATGTGCCTAGACACGTGACACATGAACAGATGCCATTATCAACTGTAAAGTAAAACATCCAAACCAGCTGTTTTTATTCTACAATAAACAATATACcctgattatatatatacacaggtgTGCTTGTAAACTAAATCCGATTAACACGTTTTAAACTTAATAGATTCCCGTGGTTGGTCTCCAGATGCCAAACTGGATAAAAATTAGGGCACTGCTTTGGTTACTCTTTGAAACATTTGAATCTGTGCTGAGAATAAGTGAAAGGCAAAACCCTGATACTTAGACACTGTGCTGGCTAACCCAATACCTGCACTTCCCTGTTTAGTAGCCATCCTCTATAGTTTGCCAGGAATTGTAATTAGAAATAATGAGAGCAATGTCCTGAGTTACTCCacctttaaattatatttctcaaaGACTTATCCTGTGAAATGACTAATGATTATCCTACCCTGTTCACGTGAGAACTTAAGAAACCTCCCTGAGAATTCCGTGACAGCTTTACATACGGAAAAAAGCCATACACGTGTAAGAAAAAGCTCCGGCAAGTGTcacttttgaaattcaaaaacGGCCTTGGCCAAAAAGACATCGCAAAAGTAAAattccacattttattcattcattccatcagCTGAGAATCGCTCTATTGTACAAATACAGCATTgtacaaaaaaatcacaaaatgttacaaaataaaaaagtacaaactGCAGTACTTAATAAATAGGACTGAAAGTAGTTAAAGTGGAAATAAGATAGATTTCAGGTTGGGAACATTGTTTGACCCAGCAAACCATACAAGATCTGTttacagacatttttatttgtacataATACAGGGCAATCCTATTTTGCCTTTTGAGagaatttaaaaggaataaaatattaagacGGTATTCTCCTGCTGTAAAACAACCGCCACGGTTGACTCAAGGCATTTATGCTGTTAGTTTTTCAAATCTCTTAGTTGAATCCGAGAAGCTATACAAAGCAGGAGGCTTATCTTGCCACAAAGTTAAAATGCTTCTATAACAAAATGACACATATAAATAAAGACGGTTCAGAGCACCAATCTACTCTAAATGCCAACCAAAGTACAAGAAGAGTTGTCACTGTCCCATCAGCAAACATCAGACTTTCATTCAAGTAAGCTGGTACTATCCCTTAAAGAAAACTCCCACAACCTTCCCTTAAGTCTTTCTCTTTAAAAGGTTTaccatttctagaaaaataatgatttccaAAACAACAAATCTGGTTTTCATCAAAATGGAATGGGCCAATCAGTCTGGTAACACGAATGCATCGATACCCACTCGAAATAATTATCTAAGAATCGTAAAATTCAAAGTCAACAACATAAAATAACTACTAAGTCACAAAACTCTGTTCAAAGTAAGAAACTTCATGTAAAGCGCTTCTCTGGATTTATGCTGGAAAGCCGTCAAAATGGAACACACGTCATAGGTGAAGGtacaccaatttttaaaaatgttgtgcaaAAATACATTTGTGTAGAAAACAGATGACCAGGAATGAACAAATTTACACCGTGAGAAACTAGCTTGCAAATTAAGTAGTGCCAACTTTATACAGCAAATTATAAATAGCAGTAGGACAGTAGGATCACCGAAAGCCATCATGAAACATCATTTAGGTGCCCAGCAACCTTCAGCTCTGAGGAGAAGACATTCAAAAAAATGATTAAGGCATTACACCTACAGTAAATCTACTAGGAAGTTTAAAAGTGCTATTACCCTGATTAGAGTTCATAATTCTCCCGACACAAATCACGTATGCAATTCTCCCAGGGTGTGGGTTTTCAGCCACTTCAAGAGCATGCATTTTGTTCAATATACATTTTGGACAGGGATATGGCCATGGATTTGGCAAGTTCCTCATCGCGTTTTCTCTGCACTTGAGTCTGTTTGCACCAACTGTCATACTCTGGGTTAGGATAGGAGTGATCGAACACCGCATCATAATGTCCATtactgagccaactgagccaaaTACTAGGCCTTAGGGAATCCTCTGGGCCCAAATAGTGAATCATGGTAGACACCGTGGGGCTCTCCAACCTCCCTCCAGTAGTTAAATGTATATTCACATTCAGCATCTGCCCCATGGCCAGCAGCTCCGGGTACCCGGCCCACGCCCCGTCTTGAGCAGCAGCGATGATGAACTCCCCCACGTCGCCCTCAATCAGGGGGCTGAAGTGGTCAAGATGATCGGCGATGTAATGCACCGTCTGTTCCCTCAGCTCTCGGTGCAGGCTCTGGTCCCCGTACACCGTCTTGCTGACCGCCCGGTAGAGGCAGTTGCCGTCGGGAATGATGTGGAAGCGGTACTTATTCCTCTGTCGCAGGTACTTGTCCTGCCTCTCCACCTCCGCCAGGTACAGGGCCAGTTTCTCGTCTCTGGGATCCGACCTGGAGACGATCACCGCCTCGGCCCCGCCGCTCTGGGCGGCGTCGCCGCCCCGCGCCGGGGGCGCCTCGGCCTCCGGGTCGGGCCGCCGTGCCTCGTCCGCGGCGGGAGGGTCGCTGCGGTCGCCCGCCCTCTCCCAGCCCCGGAGGCTCCTGTCCGCCGGGTGCTCCTCGCCCCACGGGCCGGGGCTGGGCTCCGGGCTCCCCGGGGGCGGCGCGGGGCCTCGGTGCTTGGCGGCGGCCAGGGCCTGGCGGTGCTCGCTCAGTCGGAAGTTTCTGTCGGGGCCCTCGCGGGCCGCGTCCAGGCCCGCGGGCTCGGGGCAGTCGGGCCTCAGCAGCTCCTCCAGCAGCCAGGCCGAGGAGCCCCGGCGCGGCGGCACCGGGGCGGCGGGCGCCGGGGCCAGCAGGAGGCAGCGGCCGCGCTGGGCGGCGGGCGCCGCGGCGCCGGGCTCGGGCCCGTGCAGCAGGAGCCGGTCGGCGCCCAGGGCCCGCACCGTGATCTGCGCCGTGGACGTGTAgtgcggcggcagcggcggcttGCAGGACCCGCCGGGCGGgccggcggcggccgcggcgggggcggcggcccCGGACACCATCTCGAAGCAGGAGGAGAAGGCGGGCATCttggcggcgggggcggcggcggcttCTCGGGGCTCGGCGGCCGCGGCAGGCTGGCACTCACCGGTCTCGGGCTCTGGCTCGCCGCTGGCGGGGCCCGGGGGCTGCAGCGAGACCTTGaagggggcggcggcggcggcggcggcggcggcgggaggagcGGGCGCTGCGGCCGTGGGACCCGGTCCCCCGGCTGGGTAGTGGGTGCAGACGCTGCTGTAGAGCTGCATGTCCCTGCCCGCCGCTCGGGCCCCTTATAGGCGCGGCGAGCCCCTGTGAGGGGGACACACCCTCCgggcccgggggagggggccggcCCGGCGCGATGACCCAGTGCCCCTAGAATAGAAATGACCGAAGGGCCACCGGCCGCCGGCGCGTCAAGAGCCGCAAATAGCGCCCGGGTCCCCGCCAAATTCCTGCTGCGCCACAACgcgcggtgggggcggggaggggacgcGCGCTCGACCCCGGCCGGCGCGCTCGGCCCGCAGACCCGGGGCGCCGCGCCCGCCTGCCGCTGCTCCGGCCCGCGGCGGCCGCTGGGGACTGTCGGAGGAAGCCGCCCGCCCCGCTGGAGCGCGTCCCGACAGCGAGGAGCAGTGCAGGGCCCGCGGAGGGGCCGGGAGGCGGGGCCGCGGTTGTTTACCTCAGGCCGCGCGGCCGCGTCACGTGGGCCCGTTGGAATGCGCGGCTCGTCGCGGCGCCCCATTCAACAGCGCGGGctcgccccgccccccggcccgcgccccgccccgtTCGGCGGACGCCATGGGCGTGGCCGCGGCGCTGGTTGGGGCGGGGGACGGGGGACgggagcgcgcgcgcgcgggcgGGGCGCGGGCTGGAGAGCGCTGCGCCGGGGTGGCCTGCGCGGGCTAGGCGTTCCTGGCCGCGGCGGGGGAGGAGGCGGTGACAGCTCTCGCCTGCTCTGCCACAGGTTTCGGTGCTGCGCCATCCTGCACTGCGGCTGCGGATTGTGGCGGGATGGGCACCGCTCAGGGAAGCTACGATGCTTTCACAGCGTGCGTTTCGGAGGAAGTTTCAGGCTCGGAATGGAGGACGGAGCGCCTCCTTAAAACCTGCGTGGCCTCTGCAGGGCCCTGGCACCACTGCCGTCGTTTTGACTCAGTTCTTTGGATTAAAATGTTAACGTAGCGTGACGCCTCGCGTCCTCCCCAGGACCTTGCTGCCCTGCTTAACCGAAAGCAACTTTTCTGCACCCCCTACCCCCTGTCGACTGGCAAATACATGCATAACTTGGGCGAAAGGAAGCCCTTCAAACAGCCTTTCGAAATACCAAATGCCTAACTACCTCGGGCCCTTGGCAAATAGAGGCGGCTACTAACCGTGGGTCAGAGTCGTGATGCATACCGAGGTCGTGTAGAATAGTGAAGACTTATGCTCAACTGTTAGTTGTACCCTCTCTGTAAAACAGAGCTAGAATACTCCTAGATCAACCGCGGACTGACTTTACAGGAGCGGCAGCTTTTGCTGCATGCTGAGCTTTGATCACGTGCAGGTAACAGGCCCTAAACGTTCAAATTGAACCTGGAAGCTCTTCCGTAGTTTTAAGAAAGGgggaagtaggggcgcctgggtgggctcagttggttaagcatccaactcctcgttgggctcaggtcgtgatctcatggctcatgggttcaagccccacatggggctctgtgctgaagtctggaagcctgcttggaattctgtctccctctctctctctctctgcccctcccctgctcgctcgctctctctcaaaaataaatacacttttaaaaaggttttttaaaaaa
It encodes the following:
- the OTUD1 gene encoding OTU domain-containing protein 1 produces the protein MQLYSSVCTHYPAGGPGPTAAAPAPPAAAAAAAAAPFKVSLQPPGPASGEPEPETGECQPAAAAEPREAAAAPAAKMPAFSSCFEMVSGAAAPAAAAAGPPGGSCKPPLPPHYTSTAQITVRALGADRLLLHGPEPGAAAPAAQRGRCLLLAPAPAAPVPPRRGSSAWLLEELLRPDCPEPAGLDAAREGPDRNFRLSEHRQALAAAKHRGPAPPPGSPEPSPGPWGEEHPADRSLRGWERAGDRSDPPAADEARRPDPEAEAPPARGGDAAQSGGAEAVIVSRSDPRDEKLALYLAEVERQDKYLRQRNKYRFHIIPDGNCLYRAVSKTVYGDQSLHRELREQTVHYIADHLDHFSPLIEGDVGEFIIAAAQDGAWAGYPELLAMGQMLNVNIHLTTGGRLESPTVSTMIHYLGPEDSLRPSIWLSWLSNGHYDAVFDHSYPNPEYDSWCKQTQVQRKRDEELAKSMAISLSKMYIEQNACS